In Equus quagga isolate Etosha38 chromosome 14, UCLA_HA_Equagga_1.0, whole genome shotgun sequence, one DNA window encodes the following:
- the APOA5 gene encoding apolipoprotein A-V isoform X3 — translation MASKAAVLTWALALILAFSTARARKGFWDYFSQSSGDKGRVEQIQQQKLAWEPARLKDSREQDLNNMDKFLEKLGLLSGQGKVPPGLPHHPVGMWQRLQEELEEVRARLEPYMTEVHERVGWNLEGLRRQLKPYTMELMEQVALRVQELQEQLRVVGEDTKTQLLGGVDEARGLLQELQSRVAHHTDRVKALFHPYAERLVSGIGRHVQELHRSVAPHAAASPARLSRCVQVLSQKLTLKAKALHARIQQNLDRLREELSAFAGAGASAGGAKEGADPDPQVLSQEVRQRLQAFRHDTFLQIAAFTHAIDQETEEVQQQLAPPPPGHHAFAPEFLPGDSGKARSELQARLDDLWEDINYSIHNDGLGGGDGEP, via the exons ATGGCAAGCAAGGCTGCAGTTCTGACCTGGGCTCTGGCCCTCATCTTAG CGTTTTCAACGGCCCGGGCACGGAAGGGCTTCTGGGACTACTTCAGCCAGAGCAGCGGCGATAAAGGCAGGGTGGAGCAGATCCAGCAGCAGAAGCTGGCGTGGGAGCCCGC CAGGCTGAAAGACAGCCGTGAGCAAGACCTCAACAATATGGACAAGTTCCTGGAAAAGCTGGGCCTTCTGAGTGGTCAGGGAAAGGTGCCTCCTGGGCTCCCACACCACCCGGTGGGCATGTGGCAGCGGCTGCAGGAGGAGTTGGAAGAGGTGAGGGCCCGCCTGGAGCCCTACATGACAGAGGTACACGAGCGCGTGGGCTGGAACCTGGAAGGGCTGCGGCGGCAGCTGAAGCCCTATACCATGGAGCTGATGGAGCAGGTGGCCCTGCGCGTACAGGAGCTGCAGGAGCAGTTGCGCGTGGTCGGAGAGGACACCAAGACCCAGCTGCTGGGAGGCGTGGATGAGGCGCGGGGCCTGCTGCAGGAACTGCAGAGCCGCGTGGCGCACCACACCGACCGCGTCAAGGCGCTCTTCCACCCCTACGCCGAGCGCCTGGTGTCGGGCATCGGGCGCCACGTGCAGGAGCTGCACCGCAGCGTGGCCCCGCACGCCGCCGCCAGCCCGGCGCGCCTCAGCCGCTGCGTGCAGGTGCTCTCGCAGAAGCTCACGCTCAAGGCCAAGGCCCTGCACGCGCGCATCCAGCAGAACCTGGACCGGCTACGCGAAGAGCTCAGCGCCTTTGCCGGCGCCGGCGCCAGCGCAGGCGGCGCGAAGGAAGGGGCCGACCCAGACCCCCAGGTTCTGTCCCAGGAGGTGCGCCAGCGACTCCAGGCTTTCCGCCACGACACCTTCCTGCAGATCGCCGCCTTCACCCACGCCATTGACCAGGAGACTGAGGAGGTCCAGCAGCAGCTGGCGCCGCCCCCACCAGGCCACCACGCCTTCGCCCCAGAGTTCCTCCCAGGGGACAGCGGCAAGGCCCGGAGTGAGCTGCAGGCCCGTCTCGACGACCTGTGGGAAGACATCAACTATAGCATTCATAACGATGGGCTCGGTGGTGGCGATGGGGAGCCCTGA
- the APOA5 gene encoding apolipoprotein A-V isoform X2: protein MEGRKIEQTMASKAAVLTWALALILAFSTARARKGFWDYFSQSSGDKGRVEQIQQQKLAWEPALKDSREQDLNNMDKFLEKLGLLSGQGKVPPGLPHHPVGMWQRLQEELEEVRARLEPYMTEVHERVGWNLEGLRRQLKPYTMELMEQVALRVQELQEQLRVVGEDTKTQLLGGVDEARGLLQELQSRVAHHTDRVKALFHPYAERLVSGIGRHVQELHRSVAPHAAASPARLSRCVQVLSQKLTLKAKALHARIQQNLDRLREELSAFAGAGASAGGAKEGADPDPQVLSQEVRQRLQAFRHDTFLQIAAFTHAIDQETEEVQQQLAPPPPGHHAFAPEFLPGDSGKARSELQARLDDLWEDINYSIHNDGLGGGDGEP, encoded by the exons ATGGAAGGCAGGAAGATAG AACAGACAATGGCAAGCAAGGCTGCAGTTCTGACCTGGGCTCTGGCCCTCATCTTAG CGTTTTCAACGGCCCGGGCACGGAAGGGCTTCTGGGACTACTTCAGCCAGAGCAGCGGCGATAAAGGCAGGGTGGAGCAGATCCAGCAGCAGAAGCTGGCGTGGGAGCCCGC GCTGAAAGACAGCCGTGAGCAAGACCTCAACAATATGGACAAGTTCCTGGAAAAGCTGGGCCTTCTGAGTGGTCAGGGAAAGGTGCCTCCTGGGCTCCCACACCACCCGGTGGGCATGTGGCAGCGGCTGCAGGAGGAGTTGGAAGAGGTGAGGGCCCGCCTGGAGCCCTACATGACAGAGGTACACGAGCGCGTGGGCTGGAACCTGGAAGGGCTGCGGCGGCAGCTGAAGCCCTATACCATGGAGCTGATGGAGCAGGTGGCCCTGCGCGTACAGGAGCTGCAGGAGCAGTTGCGCGTGGTCGGAGAGGACACCAAGACCCAGCTGCTGGGAGGCGTGGATGAGGCGCGGGGCCTGCTGCAGGAACTGCAGAGCCGCGTGGCGCACCACACCGACCGCGTCAAGGCGCTCTTCCACCCCTACGCCGAGCGCCTGGTGTCGGGCATCGGGCGCCACGTGCAGGAGCTGCACCGCAGCGTGGCCCCGCACGCCGCCGCCAGCCCGGCGCGCCTCAGCCGCTGCGTGCAGGTGCTCTCGCAGAAGCTCACGCTCAAGGCCAAGGCCCTGCACGCGCGCATCCAGCAGAACCTGGACCGGCTACGCGAAGAGCTCAGCGCCTTTGCCGGCGCCGGCGCCAGCGCAGGCGGCGCGAAGGAAGGGGCCGACCCAGACCCCCAGGTTCTGTCCCAGGAGGTGCGCCAGCGACTCCAGGCTTTCCGCCACGACACCTTCCTGCAGATCGCCGCCTTCACCCACGCCATTGACCAGGAGACTGAGGAGGTCCAGCAGCAGCTGGCGCCGCCCCCACCAGGCCACCACGCCTTCGCCCCAGAGTTCCTCCCAGGGGACAGCGGCAAGGCCCGGAGTGAGCTGCAGGCCCGTCTCGACGACCTGTGGGAAGACATCAACTATAGCATTCATAACGATGGGCTCGGTGGTGGCGATGGGGAGCCCTGA
- the APOA5 gene encoding apolipoprotein A-V isoform X1, with translation MEGRKIEQTMASKAAVLTWALALILAFSTARARKGFWDYFSQSSGDKGRVEQIQQQKLAWEPARLKDSREQDLNNMDKFLEKLGLLSGQGKVPPGLPHHPVGMWQRLQEELEEVRARLEPYMTEVHERVGWNLEGLRRQLKPYTMELMEQVALRVQELQEQLRVVGEDTKTQLLGGVDEARGLLQELQSRVAHHTDRVKALFHPYAERLVSGIGRHVQELHRSVAPHAAASPARLSRCVQVLSQKLTLKAKALHARIQQNLDRLREELSAFAGAGASAGGAKEGADPDPQVLSQEVRQRLQAFRHDTFLQIAAFTHAIDQETEEVQQQLAPPPPGHHAFAPEFLPGDSGKARSELQARLDDLWEDINYSIHNDGLGGGDGEP, from the exons ATGGAAGGCAGGAAGATAG AACAGACAATGGCAAGCAAGGCTGCAGTTCTGACCTGGGCTCTGGCCCTCATCTTAG CGTTTTCAACGGCCCGGGCACGGAAGGGCTTCTGGGACTACTTCAGCCAGAGCAGCGGCGATAAAGGCAGGGTGGAGCAGATCCAGCAGCAGAAGCTGGCGTGGGAGCCCGC CAGGCTGAAAGACAGCCGTGAGCAAGACCTCAACAATATGGACAAGTTCCTGGAAAAGCTGGGCCTTCTGAGTGGTCAGGGAAAGGTGCCTCCTGGGCTCCCACACCACCCGGTGGGCATGTGGCAGCGGCTGCAGGAGGAGTTGGAAGAGGTGAGGGCCCGCCTGGAGCCCTACATGACAGAGGTACACGAGCGCGTGGGCTGGAACCTGGAAGGGCTGCGGCGGCAGCTGAAGCCCTATACCATGGAGCTGATGGAGCAGGTGGCCCTGCGCGTACAGGAGCTGCAGGAGCAGTTGCGCGTGGTCGGAGAGGACACCAAGACCCAGCTGCTGGGAGGCGTGGATGAGGCGCGGGGCCTGCTGCAGGAACTGCAGAGCCGCGTGGCGCACCACACCGACCGCGTCAAGGCGCTCTTCCACCCCTACGCCGAGCGCCTGGTGTCGGGCATCGGGCGCCACGTGCAGGAGCTGCACCGCAGCGTGGCCCCGCACGCCGCCGCCAGCCCGGCGCGCCTCAGCCGCTGCGTGCAGGTGCTCTCGCAGAAGCTCACGCTCAAGGCCAAGGCCCTGCACGCGCGCATCCAGCAGAACCTGGACCGGCTACGCGAAGAGCTCAGCGCCTTTGCCGGCGCCGGCGCCAGCGCAGGCGGCGCGAAGGAAGGGGCCGACCCAGACCCCCAGGTTCTGTCCCAGGAGGTGCGCCAGCGACTCCAGGCTTTCCGCCACGACACCTTCCTGCAGATCGCCGCCTTCACCCACGCCATTGACCAGGAGACTGAGGAGGTCCAGCAGCAGCTGGCGCCGCCCCCACCAGGCCACCACGCCTTCGCCCCAGAGTTCCTCCCAGGGGACAGCGGCAAGGCCCGGAGTGAGCTGCAGGCCCGTCTCGACGACCTGTGGGAAGACATCAACTATAGCATTCATAACGATGGGCTCGGTGGTGGCGATGGGGAGCCCTGA